DNA from Megalops cyprinoides isolate fMegCyp1 chromosome 14, fMegCyp1.pri, whole genome shotgun sequence:
TGAACAGTCAATGAATTCAGCTCTGCATGGAAATATATCTTGAAGAGGTAGAATACAGTTGTGAAGGTAATATGGTTGCACCAGCTGGCCTTCCTTTGACTTTGGTATTTGAGTTTTAACTCCTCAGTTTTATTTCAGgtggaaaaacaaagaagacTTGAAAGAATCCGAGAGAAACAGTCCCAGCTACAGGAACTCATTTTACAGGTGAGTTAATTGTGTGATTAAGCTGTCCAAGAGCCCCTGCACTTTATAATGTACAGACTCTGTACATGCCCCGCTATCCACCAATTTTTATTGGGGCCATTTTATTTCACCCCCTTGCAGCAAATTGCCTTTAAGAACCTGGTGCAGCGGAACAGGCAGGTAGAGCAGCAGACGAAGCGACCGCCGCCGCCCAACTCTGTCATTCACCTGCCCTTCATCATCGTCAACACCAGCAAGAAGACCGTCATCGACTGCTCCATCTCCAATGACAAGTGAGGGTGGCATGTTGTCCAGGATACCTAGAGCAGTGCACAAATACAGGGACCCCCTGCTTTTGGAGCTAGAGGTTTACATGAACATGTGCCTCTAAGgatcttctctctctgctctttttcccccctccctctttcctgcttctccctctctttctctcttttcttgcactcttttctcttttccttctttttccctctacctctctccctccttctgtttctcctgtGCTCTTTCTCCCTtattcttcatctttttttcccctaatctcctcccttcccctctctctgtttccctttctttctctgtcttgatctctccctcttcctgtctttttctctgtctctaacttcctctctccctcggTTTCTGCCTCCCTGTCCCAGGTTTGAGTACCTGTTTAACTTTGACAACATGTTTGAAATCCACGACGACATTGAGGTTCTGAAGCGTATGGGCCTGGCCTGTGGGCTGGAGGCCGGCCGCTGTTCCCCTGAGGACCTGAGGAGGGTGCGTGGCCTGGTGCCCAAAGCCCTGGAGCCTTACGTCACAGGTCAGCCCCAGCCATGAAAGCTGTAAAATCACGCTGTGAAAAGGAGTGGGTTGAAATGAATACAGTTTCCCTGTAGCATTGTTTTCAAGTCCTTGATTTCACACAATTCAAATTTAACTAACTTATTTAACTACTTCAAGAAAACTAGGCTAAATATTGTTGGAAATGCAGTATCTTAACAGCACGATACAAATTAAAAgctgcactgaaaaataatgctgtagtcattatttttgtcaatgttttcactctggattagagcgAATGAATGGCAATGGCAAAACATATTACAAGCTGCTTTTCAAAGATGTACTTGGTTTTATGCGCCCTACTgatgagtttcttacaatgtgCCCCcgaatatacacacacacacacacacacacacacacacatacatgtatgtgttttacaCGTCTGTCTTTCATATGCAGAAATGGCGCAGGGAGCCATACGTAACGTCTACATCACTGGGCGTGTGTCCTCCAACGGGGGGCGCTACCAAACTAGCAGGTGAGTACAGGCTGCAGGTGTCACTCCAAGGGTGGTGGAGCGAATGAGTTCAGACATTTTGGGAAGTCTGCGCTGATGATTCACCCTGTCTttccttctgtgtgtttgtctttgtgcctctgtgtgtgtgtgtgtgtgtgtgtgtgtgtgtgtgtgtgtgtgtgtgtgtgtgtgtgtgcccctttgtctctttgttcaaatgtgttgttctgtgtgcgtgtgtgtgcgcacagtgAGAGTGGTGCAGACTGTACCCTGGCCTCCAGTTCCAGCGGCTCGCGGGTGCAGACCCCTGTGTCTTACATGGACGACGACGATGAGGAGGAAGACTACGACGAGAACGACGATGAGGACTAGCTCCACTCATAGTCCTCCAAACTTTCAGGACGTGGTCTCCCCCCACTCAGTGTCTTTCAaccatttttcttcctcccctctctctctccccccccttttcttttcctatACTGAACCTTGCCTCCAGTGTGCTAGACTCAGAAACCCCTCATAGTATGCTGGCATATGTAGTCTTCATCTCAAGAAACTTGTGTTTATGTCACAGAGGGTGGGTTGAATATGGGGCTGATGGGAGCTGAAGtcctgaaactgaaattttgtAGTCTACACTGGCTCAGGACCTCACGTGGGCAGCACTGCTGTgcagtgccccctgctgtcagCTCTCACTGCAGACACCCTCACCTCGGTGCGCGAAAGAACACACAGGATTCCCTCCAGAACATGGCTACGAAGAAGAAATAGTATGGTGACATGCGTGAAGTAAAGATTCCTCCAgttgtggggttttttgtttgttctttgcttTTTGGTTGTGCTGTGTAGATGTGTCCACAACCAACCCCTTCCTAGGTGTTTTTACCGATGTTTTAAGATGGCCGCCGCTGAAAGAAGCTTCCTGCTAGCTGGAGAGGAGCACATGCAAGGGCAGACTCCATGGCTCTTTTTGTTGATCgaatgctgtgttttcttttctttcaccctGTTTCTCTGTTCGGCCGGCTTCCTGGTGTTTTGCAGGCAGCTGCATTTGTGACTCGGTTGagtgttttgtttctctcaggcccCCAGCCCCAGCTGTTAGTGTTTATAGTGCATAAAATGGTGTCCTAGGAAAAACAATAACCCACACAGCTCATGTttgaaacatgtattttttgctttgtttctgaaaGGACATATTCCTATAAGACCGTCAGTAGTGGAATGGCACCCAAATCTCAGGTTGATtacttgtttaaaaatgagttaatgtaattctgaaaaaaaaattttaaaacaaatgtactgACTCTTCCAGGTACCTTTTCTGTCATCTAATTGTATAGAACTGTATAAAGCTGTTTCTGGACAGAGGGGTagttttcctttatttgtatGCAGACCTGTACCTCTAGACTATAACAACCTGCAAAGCCTGATATATGGTAATagtcatttttacatataataACTGTGTATTTGTAGTCTACATGGTACATAATGCAGTGCCATCTTCCTGTGTGGAGGTGAAAatgagtattttttaaatagaaatgaaaaGATGGTAGAAGTTGCAGGTAGCAATGCTGTGAAACAGAACTATTgagtaaatatttattaactCAGGTGTGTCTTTGGTTAATCACTTAAAACGACTCAGGTTAAACATGTATACAAACTACAAATCAGACTCTTAAAACCTTGCTCCTACAATCACACTAGGTAAAACAATATTTGAAGTAGAGTATGCCAGCACTGGTTACACTGGGGAAATGTAGAGTTGCATTTGACaaactgaatatgaaaaattaataacaGTGGAGATTTAGAGGACAAGCATGAAGGATCACAGTCTTCCAGAACCACAGTTGTCACAGTCCACGTGACCTACTTAGTGCTGCTTGCTAAACCGGCTAACTCTCTGTACTGGAAACTGTCCTATTAAGGTGACTGGACGACAGCACTGAAGGCGTGgttctgctctgctgctggtTGTGTGGGTCTGGGGTGTCCAGGCGGGTGATGTGGTCCGGGCAAAGAGGGGTTATGAGGTCACTTTCAGGCAGAAGACCACTTTGCCTTCGTAAGGGTCATGGAAGTTCTCGTAGGCGATGTTATTGGCCACCACCCTGCACTGGATCTTGGCATCTCGTTTCTTGATCATGTCAAATTTCACTGCCACCAGGGGGTTGATATATGTGGGCTGTGGAGtgagggaggtggggtgggtTGTGGTAGTGAGATTAGGACACTGCAGACACTAGACTAGGGTCATGATTGAAGAGGTATCAATAAACTGCTCACCTGGGCCTGTTTGCCATAGTAGGGGAAGTAGGAGAGGTCAAAGGTGCCATTTATGGGGAAGTACTCCACCCCTCCTACATTGTCACTTCCTTCCTGTGCAAACACAAGGCAGAGACACAAGGCACATTTATGCAGTGTCAGCCCTTAAGCCATTTCTATCATTCTAATCCAAcaattcagccaatcagatgacTCTGAGCCTGGTTCAATCAAATCATTCTTTGACTCAAACCTGGACCTAAAGTGGAATAACTTTTGATGTTAATGAAGAGTATGTCATGCTAACCCATAGAATCTTGACTGGAAACCAGCTGGATTGCAGTCCTCAAATGAATGTTCActcatgtttttgtgaatttgtgtttgcAGCACATTTCTGAGAGGAGTTTCTCCAGCTGCGTCTTCATTTTCCCTGCTCATCAATAAGGGAGCCATTTTGGCTCTCACCGTTACACAGCGCAGTGCAGTTTGTTTAGGGAGCCATTTTGGCTCTCAGCATTTGTACACTCACCAGCACAGTGCAGTTCACATAGGGAGTCATTCCAGTCCCATTGTCTGGCAAAAAGTTAATGACCTGGAGAGAGGCAAATTGAACAGTGTCACCTTTCAACCCTTCAGGAATATCATAATCAATTAACTCAAGGTTGCGCATCTGTACCTTAGTGATAATGAGAAACTTGGTTGTTTATCACATATGTAGTGTTTAAAACAAAGGCATCCTAAATACAGTATCTAAGCATTCTAAACGCAGATAAACTGTGAACATATAGGCTACCTCTAAGCACATGTACAGTAGATAACATTAACCCTAAACATCATTAACCTTGTAACCTTTAATTCTAAACATGCATATAAGTATaaaaaggggtggcagtgtagcacagtggtaaggagcaggactcgtaactggaaggttgccagtttgattccccactggggcactgctgttgtacgcttgggcaaggtacttatcccagaattgccacagtaaatatccagctgtataaatggataacgtaaaaactacaaccaatgtaagttgctctggataaatcATTTAGTCTGCTTAATGACTAATGTAAAATCATGTATGATGTGCATATAAACTCGGGGCTTTGGAACCCAGGGGAGCCAGTGAGGTAATCCCCCTCCTTTATCTGGAACCCTCCCTCTGCTTTCTCTAGGTCCACTTTTCAGGTTGGTACTGCTTTGTGATTGGTGGACGCACCCTGTTCATTTTGATGATCACGCACGGCTTCCCGTCGGGGTAACCGAAGGAGGGGTCGCTGAGGCCAGAGcagtttcccagcatgctctgggtGAAGGGGCAGGCCAGTTTGGTGTGGTTTGGGCCAGTAAACTCTTTCTGGAAGAAGTACTTGCCCTTTGTGCATGGGTGATTGTTGCAGTGTTGCTGCATCGTGTCGTTGTAGGCTGAAGTGGGCAGGCAAGTGGGCgtgcagggagagaaaggaagaaagacatTGGTTATTTCATCTGCACTTTGGCGACATCAGTTTTGTGTTTAGTCAGCAAAACTCCTTCATGGGCCTGGTTGCCTAGATAAAGAACTGTATGCAATTGGCTGCCTGGGACAAGAGcccactgtgattggctgcctttattctttattattctttattGGGGTCACCATTAGCTTCCACATAGTGGTCACTAGTCTTCCTAGGATCCActcaacagcaataacaatcaattgaaacaaacaatattaaaaatgatactgtatcgaaaaacaaaacaagccaaaacttcaaaaaataaGTACAATTACTCTACATATGAAACACTAGACAATAACAACCTGcactgaaaaccaaaacaaaatttgGCCTTGTATATTTGGTCACAAATATACAGCCTTTGTAAAGAGCCAGGTGAGATCAGGTCTTTCACACTCACGCAACAGGAACTTCTTCAGACAGTTGGTCATTTTCATCCAGCTCTTCTTGTCTGATATGTTGTAGGAGATCTCAACACCATCCTCCCCATATGTATCTGGCCATACCATCACCCCTaaaaaggcagagggagaggtcaTCTCACACctaaacaggcagagagaagggtCATATCACCCCCAAACAGAGGGTGGAGATGTTAAATGCTCCTTACCTGGCGATTTTAAGCGGTCTTGGTAGTCAGGAGCGTAAGGACTGAGTGTGTACATCAACACATAGATGGCCAGAGAAAAGAGGGCGGTCATCACCACGTAGAAAGCCACATAGTAGAGGCTGATGTagactgaggagagaggaaattATCACCATTTAGTGCAGTCTGGCACAGACTGAGAGGAAATTACTACCGCAGAGTACAGACTGATATTGACTGAGAGGAGATTATCACATAGTGCACACTGATGTAGACTGAGCAGAGTTGAAAGTATCACCACATAGTACAGACTGACATAGACTGAGGACGCAGTTTGCTGTTTACCTTGATATGTGAGATAGAGGGAGGGGTGGAATATTGCCATGATTTGGAGTAGAGCTGCATTTCCCTCATGTTAGAGTACACAGGGAtggtttttccacatttttccattttctccccaatttggaatggccaattctCTGAATTGTTGGAATGGCCtatttgtcatcgatgttcggtcccattgcacaacccccactgtcagtccgggagagcgtggacaagcacgtgccctcctccgagacacgtgatgtcagccgctgcttcgTTTCACACTGTGGCCCACAAGccaagctagcacagagatgagtcggaggaagacatttcatatgcagctttggcaggTGGACCCCAGGCGCCCGATCAAAGATCAACCAGCTCGAcaggggtcactgttgctaatgggactgaagcccctgccaacgtacccacccctatcccagcggaatgaagccaatgtgttccacCTGTGAGCTAATGACACGGTCGGGATCGAACCCGGACCGTAGTGTTCAGTCTGCACTCGgaatgagtgcttttaccggctgagccactcgggagccctcCATTTTCAGCACTTATTTAACCCTGGGCACAGATCTAACCTGAAGGAATGCTCTGGTAATGCTTAACTGTGTTTCAGAAGACCAAGTGAATGAAAGAAGAGTGTAGATGCAGAAGAGGATTCTACTGGTGAATTGTTGGCTTACCAAAGTAAGCAATATATTAGCTCGAATTTAAGTTCCCAAAGATAAGGAACATGTATTTAAAGTATCTTTGAATAGGTTTGACTCAGATGAGTGTTTCAGGTATAAGTCTGTGAAGTTTGGATCAGGTGAGTGTTTCAGGTGTAAGTCTCTGTGAGGTTTACCTTTCAGGTTCAAGGTGCCTTTTGAGCTGGTTTTGCCTAGGTTTTAGGACACTGTGTTGGATGCCCAGTCTTATCTCTTATCTCCTGTTCACACACTCAACTTCCATAAACCCCTTCAACACAGATAGCATGTCCCTCACCATATCACAAGGGCACAGCCAGGCCGAGTCACCTGCGTACAGGTATGCCAGGGCTTTGATCTGAAATGCATCCAGTATTTGGTGTTTGGAAGTCTTATCTGCATCCCCAACATCTCCTCTTACCCAAGGTGACACCTTAAGCATCCCCTAACTCAATCGCACAGCTGGGTTTTTGCAGGAGCAATAGGTCCAGCGGGTTTAATTTCTAAGAATTTATTACCCTCAGTATAGTATAGGGAGAGCAGTGTGCTGGAGCCACGGCTGTCTTGGTCTGCACTGTCACCACAATGAGTGGTGCATATGTAAATTATACTGACTGCCCGCCCATGTTACATGGTTGTAAGCTGCGCCAGGTCGTTCCTGCAGCCAActttgtctttgtgctgtgaGAGGTCTGTTTGGTGGTTGtgatgtattttctgttgtttgtgttacactctcatttctctcacagctctctcctcctggtcactctctctctttcacacacacacacttacacacttaTCCCCTCATATATTGCTGCATATTTActcttacccacacacacatgtacataccCCACTTCTCTGGTGTTCTCCCCATGAATGTCTTGTTGTCGGAGTTCCACACAAAGTGCCCAAAGTCCTGGCAGCGCTGGCCACAGGTCCTCTTCTCCTTCAGGGTTGCCATGGTTTTACGTTGATAGTGGAGTGGTGCAGAGATTCAGGGGTTCAGTGTTattcacagaggcacagagactcAGAGGTGtccacagaagcacagaggtGCGGCTTACGCTGCTTTAGATGTTCTGTGAAGGACCTTCTCTCTCTCGTGCCTTTACAGCTGCTCTGAAGGTCACGGTCGATGTAGAACAAACACAGCACGACCAATCAGCAGGTATTTACTGTGCCCCTGTTGTGTGCCAGTAAGATGCCAAGAAACCCCCTCAGGGCCCTGTTTGCCCTGCGTGATGGGCGTGGCCAGGGGTTGGTGTGGCCCACATGGAATTGCTGTAAACGGCCATTGTTTCAGAGGTGGTACGGCActcattgccatggcaacaggggGTGCACAGAATCCTGCCAAATGCATAAAACCTTCAGGACATGATCAGTCTGAAATGGGAGAGTCTAACCATTGAGTCAAAGCAGGGTGTTGTAATGGGGTCATTCAGGATAGTCTGCTCTCAGAACTAAGCCTTGTGCATGACTTTCAACTGCGCAAAAAAGGTTGCCAGTTAGATCTCAGGTAGACCAATGCCCTCAAGTAAGGAAcctgaaatgtttcaaaaaatatatctgGCTGTAGAAACgggtaatatgtaaattatgattTGATCTCTGTAAATCACCATGGATGAGGAAATCTGCAAGGCAGAGAAATCATGTAATAACATTGTTTCTAATTATTTCCTTAACTTGCGCTAAAACATGTACGAGACCAAAATGGCAAGGCCAAAGCATTgtgtgtggagaagctggcatTGAACCTTGTCACTTCTcacaaaaccaaacagaaggctttaaattttatttaaaaaattagcaacaacaaaaaacagcaaaaacacaaccaaactTCTCAAACAAAATTCAGCTTGCTCtctagccacacacacactaccatttAATTAGACAGGTGAGGCCAATTAATTGAGCTGTTTAGCTGGTTCAAGACGATTACAATTAAGCTGTTTGCAATGAAATTGATTTACACAGATCTGTTATTGGTACGTTAGTGAGTGATTTAATCAAGAGATCCCAGAAACGTTTGCACAAAAATTTAGCAATACAATTCATaaacaattttcagtttttggagGATAGGTGAAGGTTTTCCTACACATGATGTACGGCACGTGACAGTCAATGTGGTTAAGAGTGGATGCCGTTCCTGGGTAAGTGGTAGAGATGCAGCCTCGCAGTCCTCCAATCAGGTggatgaagtgtgtgtgtgttccctcaGGGCTGCAGATTCTGATTGGTGG
Protein-coding regions in this window:
- the LOC118789207 gene encoding potassium-transporting ATPase subunit beta-like; translated protein: MATLKEKRTCGQRCQDFGHFVWNSDNKTFMGRTPEKWVYISLYYVAFYVVMTALFSLAIYVLMYTLSPYAPDYQDRLKSPGVMVWPDTYGEDGVEISYNISDKKSWMKMTNCLKKFLLPYNDTMQQHCNNHPCTKGKYFFQKEFTGPNHTKLACPFTQSMLGNCSGLSDPSFGYPDGKPCVIIKMNRVINFLPDNGTGMTPYVNCTVLEGSDNVGGVEYFPINGTFDLSYFPYYGKQAQPTYINPLVAVKFDMIKKRDAKIQCRVVANNIAYENFHDPYEGKVVFCLKVTS